A genomic window from Sorex araneus isolate mSorAra2 chromosome 2, mSorAra2.pri, whole genome shotgun sequence includes:
- the LOC101558056 gene encoding ADP-ribosylation factor 3-like, with protein sequence MRMPRVCLRAAGKTSIWCSLKLWEVGATGPGIGFNVGTVEYKNFSSTQWLMGGQDKTWPLWRHYFQDTQGLIFLVDRNDRERVNEARAEHMRMLAGVELRDAVLHMFANKQRLPSVAETIDNLGLHALRTGTFRHLCHQHGL encoded by the coding sequence ATGCGCATGCCCAGGGTGTGCCTGCGTGCAGCAGGGAAGACTAGCATCTGGTGCTCCCTGAAGCTGTGGGAGGTTGGGGCCACCGGTCCTGGGATAGGCTTCAACGTAGGAACTGTGGAGTACAAGAACTTCAGCTCCACCCAGTGGCTCATGGGTGGCCAGGACAAGACCTGGCCTCTATGGCGCCATTACTTCCAGGACACCCAAGGTCTGATCTTTCTGGTTGACAGGAATGACAGAGAGCGTGTGAATGAGGCCCGGGCAGAGCACATGAGAATGCTGGCTGGAGTTGAGCTCAGGGATGCGGTTCTGCACATGTTTGCTAACAAGCAGCGTCTCCCCAGTGTGGCTGAGACCATAGACAATCTGGGCCTGCATGCCCTGCGCACAGGTACGTTCAGGCACCTGTGCCACCAGCATGGGCTCTAG